The window AGGATCATTTTGCGCTTGTTTTAAAATCTCAACATTACGCTTTCCTTTGTTAATTACGTTTAAAGTAACAGCATCTAAATCCGAACCAAACTTAGCGAAAGCTTCAAGCTCACGATATTGTGCTTGATCCAGTTTTAACGTACCAGATACCTTTTTCATTGATTTAATCTGTGCATTACCTCCAACACGAGATACCGAAATACCTACGTTAATTGCTGGACGAACACCAGAGTTAAATAAATCTCCATCTAAGAAAATTTGCCCATCAGTAATAGAAATTACGTTAGTTGGGATATATGCCGAAACATCACCTGCTTGCGTTTCTATAATTGGTAAAGCTGTAAGAGAACCACCACCTTTTACGATTGGCTTAAGCGAATCAGGTAAATCATTCATCTCTTTTGCAATCGCATCATTATTAATGATTTTTGCAGAACGCTCTAATAATCTTGAGTGTAAATAAAATACATCTCCAGGATACGCCTCACGTCCTGGTGGACGACGTAATAATAAAGATACCTCACGGTAAGCAACTGCTTGCTTTGATAAATCATCAAATACAATTAAAGCAGGTCTACCAGTATCTCTAAAATATTCTCCAATAGATGCTCCTGTAAACGGTGCATATACTTGCATTGCTGCAGGATCTGATGCGTTAGCTGCTACTATCGTAGTATAAGCTAAAGCGCCTTTTTCTTCTAATGTTTTAGCAATAAGTGCTACTGTTGCCGCCTTTTGACCAATAGCAACATATATACAATATACAGGTTCCCCTGCATCGTAAAATTCTTTTTGATTTAAGATAGCATCAATACAAACTGCAGTTTTACCTGTTTGTCTGTCACCAATAACTAACTCACGTTGACCTCTACCTACTGGGATCATAGCATCAATTGCTTTAATACCTGTTTGTAATGGCTCTGTTACTGGCTCTCTGTAGATAACTCCTGGTGCTTTACGCTCTAGAGGCATCTCATAAGTTGTACCAGTGATTGGTCCTTTACCATCAATTGGATTTCCTAATGTATCTACAACACGTCCAACAATACCTTCACCTACTTTAATAGATGCGATACGATTAGTACGTTTTACTGTAGATCCTTCTCTAACTCCTACTGAAGTTCCTAAAAGTACAATACCTACATTATCTTCTTCAAGGTTAAGTACGATACCTTCTAATCCACCGTCGAATTCTACTAGCTCACCATATTGTGCGTTAGCTAATCCGTAAGCTCGTACAATACCATCACCTACTGTTAATACTGTTCCAACTTCGTCTAATGAAGCGCTAGCTTCAAAACCTGAAAGTTGTTGTTTTAAGATTGCTGATACTTCAGCTGGTTTTACTTCTGCCATCTTTATTGATAT is drawn from Psychroserpens sp. NJDZ02 and contains these coding sequences:
- the atpA gene encoding F0F1 ATP synthase subunit alpha, producing the protein MAEVKPAEVSAILKQQLSGFEASASLDEVGTVLTVGDGIVRAYGLANAQYGELVEFDGGLEGIVLNLEEDNVGIVLLGTSVGVREGSTVKRTNRIASIKVGEGIVGRVVDTLGNPIDGKGPITGTTYEMPLERKAPGVIYREPVTEPLQTGIKAIDAMIPVGRGQRELVIGDRQTGKTAVCIDAILNQKEFYDAGEPVYCIYVAIGQKAATVALIAKTLEEKGALAYTTIVAANASDPAAMQVYAPFTGASIGEYFRDTGRPALIVFDDLSKQAVAYREVSLLLRRPPGREAYPGDVFYLHSRLLERSAKIINNDAIAKEMNDLPDSLKPIVKGGGSLTALPIIETQAGDVSAYIPTNVISITDGQIFLDGDLFNSGVRPAINVGISVSRVGGNAQIKSMKKVSGTLKLDQAQYRELEAFAKFGSDLDAVTLNVINKGKRNVEILKQAQNDPFKVEDQVAIIYAGSKNLLKDVPVEKVKEFQRDYLEFLNAKHRGILDSLKAGKLTDEVTDVLTVVAKELSAKYRA